In the Glycine max cultivar Williams 82 chromosome 6, Glycine_max_v4.0, whole genome shotgun sequence genome, tcatataattattagTAGTGTTATTTACTATctcaaacatttaaaaatagtaGATGCTAGTTCAAAAATCTATTTATCCTTTTATGATGAAATTTTGATTCCTTTGAGACTAATTGCATGATAAGTAATataattgtgttttgtgtagtTTCACCATCTTGTGTGATTGTTTGACCTGACATATCTTTGAAATCCAAAGgtttatttgatgaaatgaaattatattttgttttgttattgatACATTTGAAGTAACATtactagaaaaaatatatttgacgACGATTTTAGGAGTCATTCGACGACGATTTTGAATCGTCTTTGAAGCCAACGTCGTGAAAAATCAACACTTTTCACAACGGTTCccaaaaattgtcttagaaagaTATAATTTCTAAAACGGTTATATTAtgaaaccgtcttaaaatatttttttttaaaaaataaaaaaattgagaagtttaaaacagttttttcaaaaatcattttaaaaactctattttctaagacaattttagAAGACCcattttagaattatttaaaaaataaataaaaaattgaggatTCTAAATACCGTCTTggaatccttaatttttttttataaaaaaaatcattagaaaGTGTTTTCATTTATGATAAGAAAatgcttgaaacaaaaaaaaaaagactctcccgtcctttttttatgataacaaagttattaaaatttgaaatagtaACAAGTGTATTAAGTTTGCAGGGAATTGAATGTGTCCAAAAGTGATAAAAGGTATAGTCCTCTATCCTAGACGCACCCAACGTTATTGAAATCAATGGCGTCCAAACACATAAGAAAAGTGTCCAATACCTTATGTGTTTTCTAAAGCGTCCAAAGTTTCTTTAGTGTATGTTTGTTTCGTTAGTCAATCTTACATACCTTGTAAGTCTTAACCTCatataatttgaaaactttGTGATATCCTTTTTTAAATACtctaatgttttaaatattttagcatttaatgaaaaacataatattatgttttataaataCCATCATGAGAAAAAAGTTAGTCAACTTATCACGACGTAAGATAGAAAGacataacaaaagaaaaaaaattaacaaaggaGCATGTCTATGCATCAGAAAAACAACTATCTTTTGGTATAAATTGTTAGAAGATAAGACAAGTAACTTATATTTGCTCACTTTTTGATCGAGACACGTATTTTGGAGAAATGTGAAACTCTCCTATACATATTAGATGAAGAttcaaaaggagaaaaataaaataaagattgaaaCTCTCTCTCAATATATCATTTGAAATTTGGAAAATAATGATGCCTCTAATAAATccaaataatgtaaaattggAAAATACCATTTGATTTCAATGAGAAACTAACTTTGATGTGTAAGAGTGAGATTAGTAGTatagtagtattattttttttattaatttttgtcaaattctttcattaagtaaaatttatatCCGATTCACTAAACTATTCTAATTTTACTTCTTATTTGTTGTGACGTAAATGGAATatatacaacaataaaaatatgctAATgtgccaaaaaatattttaatagcgTTGATCATATGTTCAAACTGCAAAGTCATTCAAATGGTACAAGCAATTATAATATGCAGAAACCATTTTAAACAAAGGCATAAAATTTGGACAGAGATTATTTAAAGGGTGAAAgactataaatatataaaaaaattcttccaaaaaaaatgacacaaaattattatgttaaaaaaatttaaaaactaagagAAATGTTCACAcaccattttttttgtattgtgcAGAACAAATGCCCAAAAAACAGATACTACACATAGATCACACGAGTCACAGCTCCCATGACATCAAATAAAAGCAACTGATAAAATTAGCATGTTGATGCTAAAAAAACACCAAGTCTTCCTCCATCTTCCTAGCTTAATTGGCCAAGGCATCAACACTCTTCTTAGCTTCTCGATAAATATGACCAAATTAATCTAACATTCAGAGTTGGGCCAATTATACAAAGAATGACCTAAATAATACTCCACCCAACAACACCTTATTCACATAAGCTCAAAAAGATAACTTTGGAGTGAGTATGACAAATAAATTCATATCCACGGACACCACTCTATCATAAGTTTGACGAAAACTTCCTCCTTTGATCAAAGATGGTAGGAAAACATCCGATTTTTAGAATGGTATGAGGACgaagatggatatggatatATCCGTCCATTAGCTAATATGTATAATAactaagttatttttgttttatgtaaCGTATATCACTTAATTAactttttgttaataattattttgtaattgaaGTGTAAATCCATGACACATTAAgatttttattacaataattatcaaGTCATGATTGATTCTTCCGTTTATTTGATGATAAGACTAGAAGTTTAAGATCAAATATGCATATGgtgaaatgataaaatatttttttcttcaatatatatggtgtacttaattatatttttagtcctttaaagtttagtgattttttttaatcctccaaatttaaagttatttttttagtccttgaaatttacaatatatttttttattccttctgCACAGTATGAACCAAAGATGGAATAAGAAATTAGCAATTTTTGATAACTTTTAActgtcaaaatttaattttctatttacattttaaaataaacatctaaaggtttaaaattttcataatcaagttagtaaaaaaaactttttaaattcgAAGGACTAAAAAAACTCACATTTAAGGGAATAAAGATACATTGAAGCTTAAGACgatattattttatagaaaatcaaaatattgttgtttagttttttctttctttcttaaaattaatttttaatgtttttattttatttttaaactatatgaCGGGTACGGTTTGGAGACAAGCATGCCCGATACCCTCACGGGTGAGTGTGGATCCTCTCCATTACCGGTAGAAATTGAAAACTCCATTTCCTTTCATTTCTATGAAACACGTGtcattaaaacattttaaaggcTGAGATTcaatttctctgtttttttttaaaaaaaaaaagtaaaagaaaaagacagaACCTTTTTTCCTCATCTTTTCCCTTCTAGAACTAGCCCTCTTTCTCTTTGTCTCATTGATGTTGGACAGAGAAGTTGAACTCTTCCTCACCAGCTAGGCAGCTAcccctctttctcttttcttcttaattctttttcattttccgtTTTCACTTAAGCTTCTCTTAGGATTATGGTGGTTCTGGGAAATTTTGGACCAGAGTCCATAGGAGAGTGGGAATGAGGAGGTAACAACTAAgagtataaatattttgattatgcAAACTTTAACACAAGGTTCTGCATTCATCTGTAGGGTCAATAATTAGTAGTAAAGGCAGTGGAAACAAATATGGTTAAGCCAAAGAGAATTAATTTCAGAGTTTCTTACATGGTACATCCATCgccattagtattttttttctttgttcctGCGTCCCTAATGATGTTTGAATCATGATAGAAGTTTCAGTCACATCCTCAAGAAGGCACGTTGGTTTCCATTTATTGCTAACAGTGATTCTCTCTCGTTCCGTTATCATGTTTGTCTATTCATGCACTTTCCCTTTGGCTCACGGTTCCAAACTTATTAAGGCTATCCTTATAAActtgcataaaaaaatttccataacactaatcaataattttttttgttgaaaacgaCCATTCGATATGAAAATCACGCACAGGCAATAATTCGAAAGGTACCGTACCAGAGATTATGTATAGAAACTGTTTTAAATGAAGGGAAAAATGACTTGACACTcctataaaatatatatctttgGAAAATAACagatgaaaacaagaaaaaataaatagtaaacataataataaataataagttgtaaaataaaaaacacaaataacataAGATGATTGTAAAGCATAtataaaaatgcaaaataatcaTGACGTTTGGATGGAAGAAACCCCCTCCTATTTTTCTCTTAAGTGGgcttcttaaataaataatgtttttaactagtgtgcaccaataaaaaaaatatttttagtcacAAAATTTAATGTGATCATATAAGCGAAGCactcattttaataattttagtaaaattttgtaattttttttttaagtttatgtgAAATTAGAAGATTCACAAGTTTAAGATAAACATTTCAGGTAAGCATTCACATATTATACTTTCTTTTGTCTTGAATATAAGTAGTAAatacatctcattttttttgtgtgatataaaaaaatctcaattaataaatttttatttaatcaggttatcttcaaaatatcattcatttaataaatttaattttttatgtttgatatcaaGTTTTAATGAgagataatttaataaaaaatgtcaattttaattcaaaaaaaatttttaaaaattaaatgaccaaattaaataaaaaaaattagcggatcaaattaaaaaaataaaaaaatcaaattaaacttaaataaataaattaaaagacaaaaaattaatttaacctaattTGATACATGATTCATGAACCAACTAAATTGAATTTGGGTTAAAAAAAAgctaattaacaattaacatgaATCAACTCTCTCTACATAtgcattaaataatatatttaatattattaaatccaTATAAATTTTCCGTTAATTTcgtattattcttatttttgtatgaaataatcaatcaataattatattaaaatcattCGTCCTCCAACTGAATCAATTTTTATCAAGTCAAATCATTGAATTCAACTCGACTGAGACTTATTTCATGTCTTAACAATCGATTTTAAACAAAgacatcaatttaaattttaaccaatggaGAGTGAAATACCGTCAGTTTagcaaataattcattttttatagcagaaataattcctctaaaaaggcataaaatatCATgctctgaaaaataaaaatacctaGAAGAATTTACACAACAAATTTCTTTTAACGAAGTCAAAGTGAGGAATCGAGAAAAAGATCCGAGGTGTTGGGGATATGAACTTCCTTTTTAGAACACACCAAAAATCGTCAGAGGACAAGGGAGGTGTCATCAAGCAACAAGTTCATTAAGTTTCCCCACTTCATAAATAAAGCATCACATATCATTCTTTACCATTATAATATACAGAAACTTATCATAGACAGAAAAATAAAGGCTAATAGGCACGATATCTCTACATCAAGTACGTCGGTATCTCTTTAGCTTTAAAGCTGAAAGGAATATGCTACCTATATAGTGTCCATTGTACTATATGCgaaataaaagttattaaattcacatatcataaaaagtatataagttatatataatatactttttagttttttacacCATCATTAACTTCTTTCAATGCTATATCTCAGATCTTATTTAAGAATATTGAACCAATAACTTATTGGTTTGGTAAGGTATATCttatactaatttttattaCGTAAAACATGTTAATAATGCAtcatataaaaacaatatagCTTGTAAACATCTCCTTGTTAcacatacttataatttaatttaatgaataaaCAAATGCTTATCCCTTTAAATTATCTGACTTGTGGTCCATTAACATTGGAGTTTCCACTAATGAAAGCATATgcacatataatataatatcatataCTGCATTCATTCATGCATATATGAAAAGCTTTTTGCATATGTCACTGGCTCCTCCTGTTGCAGTCCTTATTCTCAGCTTGTTGTCTACTTTCCTAGTGGTGATTCATTCCCCGATTGCATTTATAGAATCTTTTACCACCCCTTATTGGACAGAAAGACACttcactctttctctctcccaTCCCTTTCTCTAtgctcaaatatatatataataaaactcTACAACTGGCCAAAAAAATCAGCTTTTGCTCCCTGACATAttagtatataatatatagtttttatgTGTTGTGTAGCACTTTAGATTACTACTTACTAGAGTGAAAAGCGAGAGGCAGAAGAGAGGAAGGGAGAGATATGGAGGAGGTGTTTGTAGCAATGAAACTGGTTTTTTCAGTTGCTGTAGTGGGGATTCTAAGCTGGATTTTTTATGTGTATGGTAATTTGTGGCATGAGTCTCAAAGGGTGAGAAAGAGACTACAAATGCAAGGTATAAAAGGGCCTCCACCTTCTTTTCTACATGGGAATCTGCCTGATATGCAGAGAATTCAATCTCAGGCCAAAGCTGCTTCCACTTCCAACTCCAACCATTCTGATCAGTTTCTAGCACATGACTACACTGCAACCCTCTTCCCCTATTTTGAACACTGGAGGAAACAATATGGTacccttctcttcttcttcttcttcttctcttactTTTGGTCTCATCAATCTTAACCATTTTTTCTTAGAAATGTTTTATGTATGTAAACAAATCTGGTGCTGAGGATGTTGGACAACTACAAACCTGGTTAAAAATtctgcattttttatttatagatttagacttgtttgaataaattcataacagaagaaaataaaaattgagtttcttttgtaaattaaaagtaaCTCATGGACTTTTATTTATTGAAGCTTTCCCACCTAACTTCTTAAAAAGTTGAGGCGTATAAGTGTATGTTTGTTTACACGTCTAAGACGTGTGTATCCTATGATTTTTGCATCAAGAATTTCAAAAGACAGAGATGTTAtacgtttttttttatgaaccaATATTAGTGAGGAAATTGGAACCCACGACTTCTCGTTATTCCTTCAACCCAATCCTTAAAATCCCTCTTCTCAACCATTAAACCAATCTTATAATTCCTCCAAACATTAGTTCACACCTTCCAAAACATAACGAAAAAAGAACAACACCAgttgagtgaaaaaaaataaaattggttatgTTCAACACAATTATAATCCAAATACACTCTCAATTCATTttaacttcttattttcttttgttaataaGAACTCAGGAAGAAATTTATCCTAAAGTATGGAGTAAAAAACTATGGGTGTGTCAAATAGTTTCAAATTTTGGCAATCATGAATTTAAAGATAGGTTATTAACTTTTGCCGATAGTCTAGCAAAGTATATATGTGCCTAACTGTGCAACTCTGTTGGAGCACTAATTTTAACAAGACTTGGTGCTATCacgttttttaaatttttgccaTGTCTTCTTCTTTAAGCCCCGTGTTTATGCATTTAGTGGTACCGACTTGGTTGAGTTTTAGACATGACAGAAATCTTTTTGAACATTCCTCGTTCGACTCGTCTTTATTGTGTATATAGTTTGCAAGTGGGGAAAATTGAGATTGGGATTGGGATGGCAGAGAAAAAAGCAGAGATTTTTCTAAAGTAAACATGATTTTGACACTTTAAAAAGCTAATAATAGATGATGGACCAGAAAAGACATATCCTTTAAATCTtcttttaagtaattatatatgcattatggttaaacattttcattttttttaactaatctaCACAATACAATCTTTCATTTGTAAGTTGTAATTGAGGATTGCTTATGATTTCAGTTATTATATCCTTCCTATTTGATCATTTGTATAATTTGTCTTGCCTGCATTTGCAGCTTACGGAACAAAAAAACAAGAGGTTTCTTCACTTGTTGCTACAATCCATATTCTGTTACAAAATTTGGATTGAAAATTGACAAATCCTATagcatttttgaaatttaaaggtTTTGGAACTACTATAGAGAAGCTTTTTCTTCCCTTAGCTTCTCTCTCATTCAACTATTgatcaaaaaataattgtgccaaagattttagatttttgtaTATGCATAGCAACTCTCttgaaattttattcttaaGATATATGCAATtgaatttaaaagaagaaaaataagaaaaagacaaCAAATAAACATAGATAATAAGTTTGACCAACGTGAGATCTAGAAGATACATGAGTATCTTATCTTCTATACTTAGAATGTTCTGCAAAATTCTTATTATCTAAATAATGCAGAATATGGCCAACATCAAGTTGTCTTCTCCAGGCAAAAGTCAAGCAACCTCTATGGATGCATATCATATCTTAAACTGTACGactaaatgttaattttatataccAGCTAGTGCAAGCCACAAATAAATTTGTAGTTGTTAACTTTACAGCTGTTGTTGTGTTTCAATTTGGGCACTCATGGGCCTATGAGTCTATATAACAAGTCTAAgatttatcttatttgttatcctattaattattttatctaatattttctattttctctttctttctttattcaacaaaaaaattatacaacaaaCAGATAAGTACATATGCAATTTTGAAGAGGgctaataaaatatcttttttttatcatatttcttttaacacactttttattataaatttattaagaactaaaaaatcacaaataagatacattaaataaaaaattgaaacttaaacaattttataattatcaataaatttaataaaaaaaataaatcattcattaataatataaaataattttacattatcattcaatcacatgataatatataataaatttattaacttttataataattatttttaaaataataccaatgataaatttttttaatgatggacaatctgaaagtgttttaTACCTTTAATTAATACTtcattattaaactaaaaaataaaaatatcttaaagaaTGTGTTGATGCTCTCCAATGGGGAGAGCGTAACGTTGGGGTTATCTAAATGGGGGCTCATTTAATGACATGACTAAAACAAAGTGTCTATCATTATTACATAAGATCAAAATTTGTACAAAATGGTGTTCATTATGCATCTAACAATTAATGATTAGGAGACATGAATATGAATATCTGGTCATGCAGGTCTACTGTACACTTACTCCACAGGGATGAAGCAACACCTGTATGTGAACCAACCGGATCTAGTGAGAGAAATGAATCAGTCTATCACTTTGGATTTGGGTAAGCCTACTTACATAACAAACAAACTTGCACCTATGCTTGGCAATGGCATTTTGAGAGCCAACGGGCTCAGTTGGGCACAACAGAGGAAACTTGTCGCAGCTGAGTTCTTCATGGACAAAGTTAAGgtatatataaatttgtaacTATCTGTTAATATCTCAACTTATCTGTGTGTGTATAAGTCTTATTTGTTTTGGATATATGAGTTTATGTATTTGTATTAGACATTTTAGGAACAATTTAAATActtctaattatatattaatgtaatAAATAGGAATAccacaataattaattaaatttattattttactataattatagtaattcttatttttttaaatacaatttcCCTCTTCtaatttaagatttatttatgttaatttatgCATTGtgtttatattcattttttttttttatcatatagtaattttaaaatttggtatATATATCTGGTATCATATATTCATGTCCTCGTGATGTCTATAGTTTCTAAAGTACACTTTTCAAGTTACACTAGTCTAAACGATAATTTTTGTGAGCCCCTCCTGTCTTTAAGACAGCAATTaccttattttgtttttatgcaGTCCTTCTTCTGGTAATTTTGCCTATATTTGGTACCTAGCCTGTTCTCTGACATATTTCTAGAAGAGTATAGTAATACATTATTTGCACATGCTGTGTAGTAACTTCCCTACATTAAAGATTATCACCAGCTAGTAGGAATTGTACCTGCGCTATCTAGAAGatgaaatcaatttttaattcaattgttTGGAGGAAAATGAAAGTGAATCAAAGGATAGATAGGGATGTCCCTCTCCACCTGTTTGCTTTATAGGAAAGTACCCCACCTGAACCGCCCCAGAGCTTATAGTAAATCAACCCCAAAATCTAGCTAGGCTTTGAATATATGTGTTTAACTAACATATCGTTATGCAAAGGTATAAGGGAGAGTCACAAGGCCTAATTTTATCAGTGTGCTAAGGCTCGTCCTCTGTTTCAATATATgtgtataattaaataaataatccatTTCAGTAGGGTCGGCCTAATAATGAAGAAGTTTAGATAGTATCTATGAAAGTTTAAGCTTGATCTTCATTGTGGTTCttgtataaaagaaaaaattaaataaatgatccTGGTTGAGCAGAAAGAACACGTGCTAGTACAGTGAATCTGAAGTGAAATTCATCACTATGGCAGGGTATGGTGGGGCTAATGATAGAGTCAGCGCAGCCATTACTACTAAAATGGGAGCAACTTATCGAGAGCCAAGGAAGTGCCACTGCTGAAGTTAAAGTTGATGTAAATTTGAGGGGCTTCTCAGCTGATGTTATTTCAAGGGTTTGCTTTGGCCATTCTTATTCCAAGGGAAAGGAAGTCTTCTCAAAGCTTAGAAGCATTCAGAAGGCCATGTCCAAGCACGGTGGTTTCCTTTTTGGACTCAGCAGTTTCCGGTATGCCAATGTTGTATTATGCTAAAATGTTAAATGTGTTTAGGTCACTCAAGATTTGTCAAAAATAGTTTTAGTTCTTACATTTCAAAAATAGTGATTTTagttattgtattttaaattgttaaatgTTGTCTCTAGTCaagttaaaataaagtataggACTATGGAACATATCTACCACATTTTCAAATATGACAACCACCAAAACCACAACTCAATCGAATGAATTTTTCAAGACTCCGGAGAGGGaatcattgtttatttttaaattgtaagaattgaaaataattttgaccAGAATTTGAGAGGCCAAAAtacattttatccttttaaaattCTACTATCTTATTGTACAGCTCTTACATTCAAACACATGAATCTACATAATTGCATGTGTGACACTTGAATTCAAGTGTGATActtaaattaaaccaaaaagcaTCATATAATGCGTGTCACAAAAAGTAAGTTTCTAATTGGCTTTATTTAAAATCTATATAACTTTGGGTGTGTCTTTAAGCCTTATACATGCATACCAAAGGAATCTAATTCAATTGATTGAGTATGATGCGTAAGTTGTTGTAAATCTCCTTGTATCTATCTTTAATtcctatggataaaaaaaaactttatacatGCATGTCACAAAGTAACTAAGAATGGTGCATTTAATTGTATCCTGAAACTTACTGATTGTTAATTAATGACAGTGACAAACTGAAACATTTCTCGTCAAATAAGCAAAATGAGATAGCAGGTTTGGAGAAAGAGATAGAGTCACTGATATGGGAGTTGGTGGAGGAACGCAAGAGGGAGTGCTCAGAGACATCCTCATCAGAGAAGGATTTGATGCAGTTGCTGTTGGAAGCAGCAATGACTGATCAGAGTCTGGGGAAGGACTTCTCCAAGCGATTCATTGTGGATAACTGCAAAAACATTTACTTTGCTGGCCATGAAACCACTGCTGTTGCAGCCTCATGGTGTTTGATGCTTCTTGCTTTGCACCCCGAATGGCAAACTCGTATAAGGACTGAGGTGGCTGAACTTTGCCCCAATGGCGTACCAGATGCAGATTCTGTCCCTCTGTTGAAAACGGTATATATGCAGTATGATTTTGTGGAAGCATATAATTTGTCTTGCATGTCATTGATAATatgcatcattttttttatacttactaAATTTTCTATTAGTTTAAGTTCTATTAGACAAAAGATTATGTGTGTTTGATCTGTAGTTGGAAATACTGTGATGCACGTTCCCATGTAAATCCAACTGATAAAAGCAAAATGAACGGAAAAGCAAGGGTGCTGATCCGTtgacaaaattactttttactcAAACATAATTTTGCAACTGCAAAACAAATATGTATGTACATGTTTGGTTTGCTGTTAAAAATGCTGCCACACACATTCCAATGCAAATCCAACAGACAAAAGTAAAATGAACACAAAAACAATGATGTTCATCCGTTAGAAAAATTACTTTTGCCTCATATGTAATTTCGCAACAGCAAACCAAACATGTATATATGTTAATAGAGATTAAGTCAAGTCAAGTCAAATTGTTaaagatatatattttcttttttgtaacgTGCATATCTATTGTTTACTAAGAAAGAGATAAACACAAGTTATGAACATAACCTTCTCATGTTAAAGGAGGAAGAACTTGGCACAAATCCCTCTTGAGTTCACATCTTTTGACAATTTATAAACCCTTTTCATTCTGGTTGATTACTGTTTACAGGTGGCAATGGTGATTAAAGAAGTGCTACGTTTATACCCACCAGCAGCCTTTGTTTCAAGGGAGGCATACGAAGATATCCAAATTGGAAACCTCAATGTTCCCAAAGGCGTTTGTTTATGGACTCTGATCCCAACACTGCACAGAGATCCTGATATTTGGGGACCAGATGCAAATGAGTTTAAACCAGAAAGGTTCAGTGGAGGTGTCTCCAAGGCTTGCAAGTTTCCACATGCTTATGTGCCATTTGGATTGGGTACTCGCTTGTGCTTGGGAAAGAACTTTGCCATGGTTCAATTGAAGGTTGTGCTAGCACTTATCATCTCCAAGTTTAGCTTCTCTCTGTCTCCTAGTTATAGGCATTCTCCGGCATATAGAATGATTGTAGAACCGGGACATGGTGTACATATTATCATTCAGAAGATTTGACCGGCTCGTAGCTGATGACACAAATAAACCAACTTTAATTAACGTGCAACCATTCAGTTTTTCTTATGACACAGATTTtacatatgtatgtatgtgtattGTAGACACTTAGGTTACAGATGTacgtatatatttataattaagttataGCTAGTAATCTAGTATATATCACTGTTTgatcacacacatatatatatatatatatcaagtgTCAAGTGGTGTCCAACCTATTAGAGTACAAGTGTGAGATAAAGTCTCATACACATAAATTTGAGTCTTAAGATTTTAAgttaaagtgtggtgtcaaGCTCCCTCCTTTATATGGTGACTCCTAATCTATTAGGATAAATCTATTCCGTGTTTACACTTccctttacaaaaaaaatttaatagtacaatatattaacattaaaaatattaaagacattgttaattatatattgaccattatcaatattatattaatgattaaaaaacttcttttagaatattaatattttaactacCAAAGAACAATAACCTACTATCCTAAAGATTAATCAGCAACCATGAACAAAATTTCCTGATTAGCAAGCCCAACCTTGGAAATTTTGCACCATCAAAATGTGGCATTTGAAAGTgtaatacaataaattaattaaatatcctagtaaagaaataaaaaagacaaaaaatcaaGCATTGTGGAAATTACTGAAAATTTTGCACCATCGAAGATGTGACATTTGAAAGTgtaatacaataaattaattaaatatcctagtaaagaaataaaaaagaaaacattaagcATCAGTGGAAATTAGAGTCCCACCTGGCATTTCTAAAAAGGATAGCAAGTAAATCCAGTTTGATTGGAGACCATCCTGGGTTATTGACATCAAATTTTGGAGTAACTTTTTAATTAGAGTTAGAGTTTCTTTTCGTAGAGACCACCATAGGTTATTGaggtcaaattttaattttgattgaagaataatataaaaaagagtaaatagaaTGACAATGTAGAACATTTTAAATTGCCATCCGATCACAAACGATCATACATGATAAGTTTGTcgacttttataataactattaaaaatcaaactaacaATGATTTTCAAATGGTTGCTAATCatacttttataataactattttaaatgt is a window encoding:
- the LOC100815776 gene encoding cytochrome P450 714A1, with the translated sequence MEEVFVAMKLVFSVAVVGILSWIFYVYGNLWHESQRVRKRLQMQGIKGPPPSFLHGNLPDMQRIQSQAKAASTSNSNHSDQFLAHDYTATLFPYFEHWRKQYGLLYTYSTGMKQHLYVNQPDLVREMNQSITLDLGKPTYITNKLAPMLGNGILRANGLSWAQQRKLVAAEFFMDKVKGMVGLMIESAQPLLLKWEQLIESQGSATAEVKVDVNLRGFSADVISRVCFGHSYSKGKEVFSKLRSIQKAMSKHGGFLFGLSSFRDKLKHFSSNKQNEIAGLEKEIESLIWELVEERKRECSETSSSEKDLMQLLLEAAMTDQSLGKDFSKRFIVDNCKNIYFAGHETTAVAASWCLMLLALHPEWQTRIRTEVAELCPNGVPDADSVPLLKTVAMVIKEVLRLYPPAAFVSREAYEDIQIGNLNVPKGVCLWTLIPTLHRDPDIWGPDANEFKPERFSGGVSKACKFPHAYVPFGLGTRLCLGKNFAMVQLKVVLALIISKFSFSLSPSYRHSPAYRMIVEPGHGVHIIIQKI